From a region of the Chitinophaga caseinilytica genome:
- a CDS encoding RagB/SusD family nutrient uptake outer membrane protein — translation MNKIFRYGCMTAFAVMLASSCNTEKFLKEEPLDFYTPDNALNTAADFQSATNYLHNRMRHILFGGINLDANFSLRYATDFAVNATDYNPPVKLNDYKNTMVPTFNVVEVIWQNVYTVISNANVIISRVPKAVALSEADRNSFKAQALFFRAWGYNMLANLYGGVPLITEEITIPRTDYVRATRDEVYNLCRKDLTEALLYLKDIDAVKDGAVNKQAAYHLLTEVLISLKAYDDAINAATQAINHPALSLMTQRFGRRAGKPGDVYRDLFELNNQNRTSGNKEGIFVIQTDYLNPASPARDVIQWAIMPNLTNLRVMTSVNGAPPSSQPAVLAFNDQLAGRGIGWIRPTKYFLYDIWTDPNDIRNSEYNIVRDFIMDGVPKNSDAYGKWYVKDGFKAKAANFADTIRSWYPVLKKATFSEGDFPIEVIQKDANGNPLKSPFAGQLLFNSSGDVYSKDAYLMRLAETYLLRAEAYIKKGDKSKAAEDINKIRARANAAPVAEADVTIDYLLDERLRELYVEELRMVTLCRMGLLYDRDKKYNEKSGLTIQPYHNLWPVPFSEIERNTGAVITQNPEYK, via the coding sequence ATGAACAAGATCTTCCGATACGGCTGCATGACCGCCTTCGCAGTAATGCTCGCCTCCAGCTGCAATACAGAGAAATTCCTCAAAGAGGAACCGCTCGATTTCTATACGCCCGACAATGCGCTCAATACCGCGGCGGATTTCCAGTCGGCCACCAATTACCTCCACAACCGCATGCGCCACATCCTGTTCGGCGGCATCAACCTCGACGCGAACTTTTCGCTGCGGTACGCCACGGATTTTGCGGTGAACGCGACCGACTACAATCCACCGGTGAAGCTCAACGACTATAAAAACACGATGGTGCCCACTTTCAACGTGGTGGAAGTGATCTGGCAAAACGTGTACACCGTTATCTCGAACGCCAATGTCATCATCAGCCGCGTGCCCAAAGCCGTAGCGCTTTCCGAGGCCGACCGCAATTCCTTCAAGGCGCAGGCACTGTTTTTCCGCGCCTGGGGCTACAATATGCTCGCCAATCTCTATGGCGGCGTGCCGCTCATCACGGAGGAAATTACCATTCCGCGGACGGATTACGTGCGCGCCACGCGCGACGAAGTGTACAACCTCTGCCGAAAAGACCTCACCGAAGCGCTGCTCTACCTCAAAGACATCGATGCCGTGAAAGACGGCGCTGTGAACAAACAGGCAGCCTACCACCTGCTCACCGAAGTGCTCATCTCGCTGAAAGCCTACGACGATGCCATTAACGCCGCTACGCAGGCCATCAACCATCCGGCGCTGTCGCTCATGACGCAGCGTTTCGGACGCCGGGCCGGCAAGCCGGGCGACGTGTACCGCGATCTCTTCGAGCTGAACAATCAAAACCGTACCAGCGGCAACAAAGAAGGCATTTTCGTCATCCAGACCGATTATCTCAATCCCGCATCGCCCGCGCGCGACGTGATCCAGTGGGCCATCATGCCCAACCTGACCAACCTCCGGGTGATGACCTCCGTCAACGGAGCGCCGCCCTCGAGCCAACCCGCGGTGCTGGCGTTCAACGATCAGCTTGCTGGGCGCGGCATCGGGTGGATACGGCCGACGAAGTATTTCCTGTACGACATCTGGACAGACCCCAACGATATCCGGAACAGCGAATACAACATCGTCCGCGATTTCATCATGGATGGTGTGCCTAAAAATTCAGACGCGTATGGGAAATGGTATGTGAAAGATGGATTCAAGGCGAAGGCCGCCAACTTTGCCGATACCATCCGGAGCTGGTACCCCGTTCTCAAAAAAGCGACTTTCTCCGAAGGGGATTTTCCGATAGAAGTGATCCAGAAAGACGCGAACGGCAATCCCCTGAAGTCGCCCTTCGCCGGCCAGCTGCTGTTCAACTCCAGCGGCGATGTGTATAGCAAAGATGCGTACCTCATGCGCCTGGCCGAAACTTACCTCCTCCGCGCTGAAGCCTACATTAAGAAAGGCGATAAATCGAAAGCGGCCGAAGACATCAACAAGATTCGCGCCCGCGCCAATGCCGCTCCTGTGGCGGAGGCCGACGTAACGATCGACTACCTCCTCGATGAAAGATTGCGGGAATTGTACGTGGAAGAACTGCGCATGGTAACCCTTTGCCGCATGGGCCTGTTGTACGACCGTGACAAGAAATACAATGAAAAATCGGGCCTTACCATCCAGCCGTACCACAACCTCTGGCCGGTTCCCTTTTCGGAGATAGAGCGGAATACGGGCGCGGTGATCACCCAGAACCCGGAATACAAATAG
- a CDS encoding SMI1/KNR4 family protein: MTYKPLIHQLFSLPDQPQGYEETDIAAAEARLGCRLPAVLRDYYRTMGRFEALNTAFNRLLPPEKLYLSDSGMLVFYTENQDVVIWGIDHEDFGKPDPAVYGSYDADREEWLLDADTMEHFLWSMAYVQAGMGGLAHLAFAEGLTEATMLQLENEWTEVKGITHQYYRFFLQNNTAIALVPTNDKGAPLCVYLASNDDKLHGQLLKSIPLNWDASL, from the coding sequence ATGACCTATAAACCCCTCATCCACCAACTCTTCTCCCTCCCCGACCAGCCGCAGGGATATGAAGAAACCGACATCGCCGCCGCCGAAGCCCGCCTCGGCTGCCGGTTACCCGCCGTGCTGCGGGATTATTACCGCACGATGGGCCGTTTCGAAGCCCTGAACACCGCCTTCAACCGGCTGCTGCCACCGGAAAAACTGTACCTGTCAGACAGCGGCATGCTCGTGTTTTATACCGAAAACCAGGACGTGGTGATCTGGGGGATCGATCATGAAGACTTCGGAAAGCCCGACCCCGCCGTATACGGCAGCTACGACGCAGACCGCGAAGAATGGCTGCTGGACGCGGATACGATGGAACATTTCCTCTGGTCGATGGCATACGTGCAGGCCGGCATGGGCGGATTGGCACACCTGGCGTTCGCGGAAGGCCTCACCGAAGCCACCATGCTCCAACTGGAAAACGAATGGACGGAAGTGAAAGGCATCACCCATCAATATTATCGTTTCTTCCTGCAAAACAACACCGCCATCGCGCTGGTGCCTACCAACGACAAAGGCGCCCCGTTATGCGTGTACCTCGCTTCCAACGATGATAAACTGCACGGGCAGCTGCTGAAAAGCATTCCGCTGAACTGGGACGCTTCCCTGTAA
- a CDS encoding DUF4870 domain-containing protein, whose translation MDKKTQSIVAYITIVGWIVALLQYNNGKDAAVRFHLKQSLGVMILGLALAVAVTVLTTIVPALGYLAYANVLVLILWILGIINAANGAQKPLPLVGGLAEAKLNFF comes from the coding sequence ATGGACAAAAAAACACAATCCATCGTAGCCTACATCACCATCGTTGGTTGGATCGTTGCGCTGCTGCAGTACAACAACGGAAAAGACGCCGCCGTGCGCTTTCACCTGAAACAATCGCTGGGCGTCATGATCCTCGGCCTGGCGCTTGCAGTGGCGGTCACCGTATTGACCACGATCGTTCCGGCGCTAGGGTACCTGGCGTATGCGAACGTGCTCGTGCTCATCCTCTGGATTTTGGGCATCATCAACGCCGCCAACGGCGCGCAGAAACCTTTGCCGCTTGTAGGCGGGCTCGCGGAAGCAAAACTGAATTTCTTCTGA
- a CDS encoding DUF2314 domain-containing protein: MEYTITHLDPLFTAGNGKKLTQYRDAGCLPATVTSDESLIRHVLQQLTALHPVLAAVLDAELLAGNRVRSVFSWPEGPFCVSLLRPFKKRYKGAKLERSLGKDPHYGPASPAIEQYSSPLAPGQYLAAEKNDTRMSDNIFYTNGDSPVMLQAIAKAQETFKYCWRELSWEARRIVPALDLAYVKIAFVQPSGVPGKPKVEYMWVADIGFDGDLIYGTLINSPGIVNNVAKGDAVEAPLNQLCDWLFASNDTPYGGFSIQVLRSEMDDEERDAHDEAWGLDFAEPDTVFVVRDEETDPAAQEEHPMSINMKDSLRDFLQKNPAEAGKADEEGFTMLHREAIAGNRSTVEALLQAGADKSARTRSGKTALDFARQLNWQHLLPLLQPA, encoded by the coding sequence ATGGAGTATACCATCACGCATCTCGACCCGCTGTTTACCGCCGGCAACGGTAAAAAACTTACACAGTACCGGGATGCGGGATGTTTGCCGGCCACGGTAACGTCGGACGAATCCCTCATCCGGCACGTCCTTCAACAGCTGACGGCCCTCCATCCCGTGCTGGCAGCGGTGCTGGACGCGGAACTGCTGGCCGGGAACCGCGTGCGCTCGGTGTTCAGCTGGCCCGAAGGCCCCTTCTGCGTAAGCCTGCTCCGGCCTTTCAAAAAACGGTATAAAGGGGCGAAACTGGAGCGGAGCCTGGGGAAAGACCCGCACTACGGCCCGGCAAGCCCCGCTATCGAACAATATTCCTCACCCCTGGCGCCCGGGCAATACCTGGCGGCAGAAAAAAATGATACGCGCATGAGCGATAATATTTTTTACACCAATGGAGATAGTCCTGTTATGCTCCAGGCCATCGCCAAAGCACAGGAAACGTTTAAATACTGCTGGCGCGAACTGAGCTGGGAAGCCCGCCGCATCGTGCCCGCGCTCGATCTCGCCTATGTCAAGATCGCTTTCGTACAGCCATCCGGCGTTCCCGGCAAGCCGAAAGTCGAATATATGTGGGTGGCCGACATCGGATTCGACGGCGACCTGATTTATGGAACGCTCATCAACTCGCCCGGCATCGTCAATAATGTGGCGAAGGGCGATGCGGTCGAAGCACCGCTCAACCAGCTGTGCGACTGGCTTTTCGCCAGCAACGATACGCCGTACGGCGGTTTCAGCATCCAGGTGCTGCGCAGTGAAATGGACGATGAAGAGCGGGATGCGCACGACGAAGCCTGGGGGCTCGACTTCGCTGAGCCAGACACGGTTTTCGTGGTGCGCGACGAGGAAACGGACCCCGCGGCGCAGGAGGAACATCCCATGAGCATCAACATGAAAGACAGCCTGCGCGATTTCCTGCAGAAAAATCCCGCGGAGGCCGGCAAAGCCGACGAAGAGGGGTTTACCATGCTGCACCGCGAAGCCATTGCCGGCAACCGCAGCACGGTGGAGGCATTGCTGCAGGCGGGCGCCGACAAATCCGCCCGAACCCGTTCCGGTAAAACGGCGCTGGATTTCGCGCGGCAACTCAACTGGCAGCATCTCCTTCCGCTTTTACAACCTGCCTGA
- a CDS encoding tetratricopeptide repeat protein translates to MDREGAADRDKIIPLSLLAHTVRYYDTTEAFRLAARALTLASAENDARYKAYAYVARASIYLKLRDVPQNIRDADSSLYFAGQTTDARTKAWAWYNKGRDLNMDNHEKEALAAFLKALAFIKTGNDPALQASIYYAVYTVFSTWEDIEKEVHYAHLSLEAALQSRDPNNICESWQAIGSAVHDKYMKNGGKDASLLDSTMNAYRRAVAVYLQNEPYMRMVQLITIPCINLADSYNRHFPASAQTTDSLRKYAMLAFNYATKDKDKRLQASAYGLMNEDAKRSGNFQLAETYLIQALSLFAGDPMPDYYIRSSIYHDLSDLAERRNDFAKALQYHKLYVADYKSVYDAEQSSAGKKLEAQYLAREKEQEIRFLRESETFHRRQKYLYIAIAAALLAGLLFMFRSYHFRLRYSLQRSQLLELEKEEARLHAKLKAEENRTLETGKRNAELNAQLQQEQAKLKAEEAARLQTEQAIILAQNEILQKEVMAGALQVEQKNKMLQLLKEKLEDHRSPDIKRTELNRLLHQQTRLDNDFEELKTDIKDVHPGFYQRLQQKAGHKLTDLDLKYCACIFLKRNTKEMASIMGIEPKSIRMSKYRIKQKLGLAKDEDLDAFVRNMA, encoded by the coding sequence GTGGACCGGGAAGGCGCCGCCGACCGCGACAAGATCATTCCGCTGAGCCTGCTGGCCCATACCGTCCGCTATTACGACACCACGGAAGCTTTTCGCCTGGCGGCCCGCGCGCTGACGCTCGCCTCCGCCGAAAACGACGCCCGGTACAAGGCGTACGCTTACGTTGCCCGGGCCAGCATTTACCTCAAACTGCGCGACGTTCCCCAAAACATCCGCGATGCCGACAGCAGCCTCTACTTCGCCGGCCAAACCACCGACGCCCGCACCAAAGCCTGGGCCTGGTACAACAAAGGCCGCGACCTCAATATGGACAACCACGAAAAGGAAGCGCTGGCCGCTTTCCTGAAGGCGCTGGCGTTCATTAAAACGGGAAATGACCCGGCGCTGCAGGCTTCCATCTACTATGCCGTCTATACGGTCTTTTCCACCTGGGAAGACATTGAAAAAGAAGTCCATTACGCGCATTTGTCGCTCGAAGCGGCGCTGCAAAGCCGCGACCCCAACAACATCTGCGAATCGTGGCAGGCCATCGGCTCGGCGGTGCATGACAAATACATGAAAAACGGCGGGAAAGACGCGTCCCTCCTCGACTCCACCATGAACGCATACCGCCGCGCCGTGGCCGTATACCTGCAAAACGAGCCCTACATGCGCATGGTGCAACTCATCACCATCCCCTGCATCAATCTCGCCGATTCGTACAACCGCCATTTCCCCGCGTCCGCACAAACGACGGACTCCCTCCGCAAATACGCCATGCTGGCATTCAATTACGCCACGAAAGACAAAGACAAACGCCTCCAGGCCTCGGCATACGGACTGATGAACGAAGACGCCAAGCGCAGCGGCAACTTCCAACTTGCGGAAACCTACCTTATCCAGGCGCTGTCGCTTTTTGCGGGGGATCCCATGCCCGACTATTATATCCGTTCCAGCATCTATCACGATCTTTCCGACCTCGCCGAACGCAGGAACGATTTCGCCAAAGCGTTGCAGTATCATAAACTTTACGTGGCCGACTATAAAAGCGTCTACGACGCAGAACAAAGCAGCGCCGGCAAAAAGCTCGAAGCCCAATATCTCGCCAGGGAAAAGGAACAGGAGATCAGGTTCCTCCGGGAAAGCGAAACCTTCCACCGGCGGCAGAAATATCTTTACATCGCCATCGCAGCCGCGCTGCTGGCGGGTTTACTGTTCATGTTCCGCTCCTATCATTTCCGGTTGCGGTATTCCCTCCAACGCAGCCAGTTGCTGGAACTGGAAAAAGAAGAAGCCCGCCTCCACGCCAAATTGAAAGCGGAAGAAAACCGTACCCTCGAAACCGGGAAACGAAATGCCGAACTGAACGCGCAGCTACAGCAGGAACAGGCCAAACTCAAAGCCGAAGAAGCCGCTCGCCTGCAAACCGAACAGGCCATCATCCTGGCGCAGAACGAAATCCTGCAGAAGGAAGTCATGGCCGGTGCCCTGCAGGTGGAACAAAAGAATAAAATGCTCCAGCTCCTGAAAGAAAAACTGGAAGACCATCGCAGCCCCGACATCAAACGAACGGAACTCAACCGGCTCTTACACCAGCAAACGCGGCTGGACAATGATTTCGAGGAGCTCAAGACCGATATCAAAGACGTGCATCCCGGCTTTTACCAGCGCCTGCAGCAAAAGGCCGGCCATAAGCTGACCGACCTCGACCTGAAATACTGCGCCTGCATCTTCCTCAAGCGGAACACGAAGGAAATGGCCAGCATCATGGGGATTGAGCCGAAAAGCATCCGCATGAGCAAGTACCGCATCAAACAAAAACTGGGATTGGCGAAAGATGAAGACCTCGATGCGTTCGTCCGCAATATGGCCTGA